The Eremothecium gossypii ATCC 10895 chromosome IV, complete sequence genome contains a region encoding:
- the RTS2 gene encoding Rts2p (Syntenic homolog of Saccharomyces cerevisiae YOR077W (RTS2)), which translates to MGKAEFGTAKYISNQLKARGLQKLRFYCQICQKQCRDDNGFQSHIKSPSHLRKISTITPKDIDQYTKQFERDFLRLLHMGHGEKKIEANKFYNEYIQDKHHIHMNATRYTSLTKFIQHLSKTGKIRVHGVEELEEDMDPGQILISYIDNSSDNMLKKDKLRELEENDKHEEDIRQNMLLKQIEFGKKAEQLADVPASDEVPGAEKPAVIGKVSLRLETKNKVKKKKSKGTNVFKKA; encoded by the coding sequence ATGGGAAAGGCAGAATTTGGTACAGCCAAGTACATTAGTAACCAGCTGAAAGCCAGAGGCCTTCAGAAGCTGCGCTTCTACTGTCAAATTTGTCAAAAACAATGTAGAGACGACAACGGTTTCCAGTCGCATATAAAGTCACCATCTCACCTACGGAAGATCAGCACTATCACCCCTAAAGATATCGACCAGTATACCAAGCAGTTTGAGCGCGACTTCCTAAGACTGTTACACATGGGTCATGGAGAAAAGAAGATAGAAGCCAATAAGTTTTACAACGAATATATTCAGGACAAGCACCATATACATATGAATGCTACGCGCTATACATCACTCACGAAGTTCATTCAGCACCTTAGCAAAACTGGGAAAATTCGCGTGCATGGTGTGGAAGAACTGGAGGAAGATATGGACCCGGGCCAGATACTAATAAGCTACATTGACAACTCCTCAGATAATATGTTAAAGAAGGATAAACTTCGAGAGCTTGAAGAGAATGATAAACATGAAGAAGACATCCGTCAGAACATGCTGCTCAAACAGATAGAATTCGGCAAGAAGGCCGAGCAACTGGCGGACGTGCCAGCGAGTGATGAGGTTCCGGGGGCAGAGAAACCCGCTGTTATCGGAAAGGTGTCCCTCAGATTGGAGACAAAGAACAAGgtcaagaagaagaaatCAAAGGGGACGAACGTGTTTAAAAAAGCGTGA
- a CDS encoding ADR227Wp (NOHBY430; No homolog in Saccharomyces cerevisiae; Syntenic homolog of Kluyveromyces lactis KLLA0A07645g): MVSPKKKSSSSSKTVVGKALHKLKTASELESSRKYISSAEQDNISYSGTKKKKSSDGSKRKRSGSIINSIKNPFAAKDQLSTDRNTQRTGKHSVSSDKNVQRLHIPRSRSASRERSSSAQSTSSSRRQEMHPTFDHDVSALEKGEFHREQSPLITDHAAESTNYQSFVHVEQTPVITQGSMPMTPIPLPGQYGGELIERPRRRPSPFSLFVAHMYAKYPTYVTGLVVILMFAGSMYSISTGKGTQYLTSLMKATLCWLLGSNTANLIFGEGFCEFDFPQEGATEPN; this comes from the coding sequence ATGGTAAGCCCCAAGAAGAAAAGTTCATCATCATCCAAAACTGTAGTAGGTAAGGCATTACACAAGCTGAAAACCGCTTCGGAGTTAGAATCTTCGAGGAAATACATCAGTTCTGCAGAGCAAGACAACATCAGCTACTCGGGTaccaagaagaagaagagctCTGACGGCTCGAAGAGGAAGCGCAGCGGCTCCATCATTAACAGTATCAAAAATCCGTTCGCCGCCAAGGATCAACTTTCGACTGATCGAAATACCCAGAGAACAGGAAAACACAGTGTTTCGTCAGACAAAAACGTACAGAGACTCCACATCCCACGTTCCAGATCTGCCTCCAGGGAGCGCTCCTCTTCCGCTCAATCGACCTCTTCCTCCCGCAGACAGGAAATGCATCCTACCTTCGACCACGACGTGAGCGCCCTCGAAAAAGGCGAATTCCATCGCGAACAGAGTCCCCTCATCACGGACCATGCCGCCGAATCGACTAACTACCAGTCTTTTGTCCATGTGGAGCAGACTCCGGTAATCACCCAGGGATCCATGCCCATGACTCCAATCCCACTACCCGGTCAGTACGGCGGCGAGCTCATAGAACGCCCACGCCGCCGGCCCAGTCCGTTCAGCCTCTTCGTGGCACATATGTACGCCAAATATCCCACCTATGTCACCGGCTTGGTGGTTATTTTAATGTTCGCGGGCAGTATGTATTCTATCTCCACTGGAAAAGGCACACAATACTTGACATCCCTCATGAAGGCCACGCTATGTTGGTTGCTAGGGTCCAATACAGCAAATCTAATTTTCGGAGAAGGCTTTTGTGAGTTTGACTTCCCACAGGAAGGAGCTACTGAACCCAACTAA
- the TVP38 gene encoding Tvp38p (Syntenic homolog of Saccharomyces cerevisiae YKR088C (TVP38)), with protein sequence MADHYEARTSSQGALNVDRRTSISNENFFDIEEEDFLDMYPLSARQRLIYQCKRSSRKLLNTFMDLPLWKRAAVLLLCGGATVSALVMMVFHKSILERMIKISNELRSWWYTPFIFFLLIFFVSFPPLIGFSMLCTSAGLVYGVSFKGWLIISLGTVLGSIAAFSVFKTVFRSYAERLIRLNDKFEALASILQDHNSYWIIALLRLCPFPYSLTNGAIAGVYGISIRNFSIAQVLTTPKLFMYLFIGSRLKNLGESSSTATKLFDILSILFAIIALTATASILYYKTKERYLELQRRNQDRFDTLNF encoded by the coding sequence ATGGCAGACCATTACGAGGCTCGAACTAGCTCCCAGGGAGCTTTGAATGTGGACCGCAGGACCTCCATCAGTAACGAGAACTTCTTCGATATAGAGGAGGAGGACTTCTTGGATATGTATCCACTGAGCGCGCGGCAGAGATTAATTTACCAATGCAAGCGGAGCAGCCGCAAGCTGCTCAACACTTTCATGGACCTACCGCTGTGGAAGCGGGCTGCGGTACTACTGTTATGCGGGGGAGCAACTGTATCTGCGTTAGTGATGATGGTGTTCCACAAAAGCATTCTAGAGCGGATGATCAAGATTTCAAACGAACTACGGTCATGGTGGTACACGCCCTTTATCTTCTTCCTATTGATCTTCTTTGTTTCATTCCCGCCTCTGATCGGATTCTCGATGCTTTGCACATCAGCAGGGCTGGTATATGGCGTATCTTTTAAGGGCTGGCTCATAATTTCGCTAGGGACGGTTTTGGGGTCGATTGCAGCATTCTCGGTCTTCAAGACTGTATTCCGCTCATACGCTGAGCGACTCATCCGCCTGAATGACAAGTTTGAAGCCTTGGCTTCGATCCTGCAGGACCACAATAGCTATTGGATCATCGCACTGCTACGTCTGTGTCCGTTCCCATATTCTTTGACAAACGGCGCCATCGCGGGCGTCTACGGAATTTCAATTCGCAATTTCTCCATCGCTCAGGTGCTAACCACCCCAAAACTATTCATGTATCTTTTCATTGGTTCGAGGCTGAAGAATCTAGGAGAGTCCAGCTCCACTGCCACGAAGCTCTTTGATATCCTGAGTATTCTGTTCGCTATCATTGCACTCACTGCAACCGCGTCTATCCTGTATTATAAGACCAAAGAACGGTACCTAGAGCTCCAGAGGCGAAACCAGGATAGGTTTGACACCCTAAACTTCTGA